CGGCATGGGCGGCATGGCCGCCGGTGACGTCGCCTCCAACATCGTCATCGCGGCGATGGCGCCCCTCGACGACGACGTCCCGGGGGACGCGCTGGTCGACGCGTTGCGGCATGCCGTCGGCACCGCGAACCAGCAGTTGCGGGACACCGTCGACGCGAACCCCCAGCTGGAGGGGATGGGCACCACGCTCACCGCGGTGCTCTTCACCGGCAGCAAGTTCGGCATGGTGCACATCGGTGACTCGCGCGCCTACCTGCTCCGCAACGGCGAGTTCGCGCAGATCACCAAGGACGACACGTACGTCCAGATGCTGGTCGACGAGGGACGGGTCAGCCCCGAGGAGGCGAGCAGCCACCCGCAGCGGTCACTGCTCACCCGGGCGCTGGACGGCCGCGACATCGACCCGGAGTACTCGGTGCGCCAGGTACTCAAGGGCGACCGCTATCTGATCTGCAGCGACGGGCTGTCCGGCGTGGTCAGCGGCGAGACGATCGGCCAGACCATGCGGGAGATCGCCGACCCGCGGGCGTGCGTCGAGCGGCTGGTGCAGCTCGCCCTGCGCGGTGGTGGACCGGACAACATCTCCGTGGTGATCGCCGACGCGACCGACGCGGACATCGTCGAGCAGGCGCCGATCGTCGGTGGCGCCGCCTCCCTCGACCGGGGCAACACCACAGTGGCGGACGCCTCGACGCCCGCCTCCCGGGCGGCGGCACTGAAGCAGCCGCCGCCGCGCCCGGCCCAGCCGGAGACCGACGGCTACGACCGCGAGCCGGAGCCGGCCGGCCACCCGGTGCGCACCGCACTGCTGGTCCTGGCGCTGCTCGGGGTGCTGGGCGGCGGCCTCTGGGCCGGCTGGCAGTACACCCAGGACCAGTACTACGTCGGCGCGACAGACGGTGGCCAGCTGGCCATCTTCCGCGGCGTGCCCGGGCGGATCGCCGGGCTGGACCTCTCCACGGTGAGCGAGACCAGCACGGTCCGCCTCGACGACCTGACCACTGTCGCCCAGGAGCGGGTCAGGGAGGGCATCCACGCCGGCAGCCAGGTCGAGGCGCGCAACACGCTCACCGACCTGACCAGCGACGAACCGTCCAACCCGAATCTGAAGCCGGTCTGCTCGGTGGCCGGTGCCACCCCGGCCGCGTCCGCTTCGGTCCGGCCCGCCGTGACCACCGCCACGTCAGCGCCGGGAACCGTGCCGAGCGTGCAACCGTCCGAGAGCGGGTCGGCGGCTGCCGACACCGGCTGCCGGACCGCTGACTGAGCACGGCCTACAACGTCTGGGGATTTTCTTGACCGCGCCCGCTGTACCGGCTCCTTCGCCCGCCTCCACGGGTGAGATGTCGCGTATCCCGGGGTTGAAGACGCGCCGTAACGCCGAGCTGGGTCTGCTGGCCTTCGCCATGGCGCTCGTCGCGGCGTTCGGCGCGACCGTGGAAGCCAACAAGTACGACCAGCTCCAGCCGAACTTCTGGGTGCCGGCCGCGCTGCTCAGCATCCTCTTCCTCGGCCTGCACATCGTGGTCCGCTACGTCGCGCCGTACGCGGATCCGGTGCTGCTCCCCACCGTCGCCCTGATCAACGGCATCGGCGTGGCGTTCCTGCGCCGCATCGACATCGCCAACGCGATCAACGACAAGAAGGGGCCACCGGGGATCTTCTCCGGGATCGGCGGGCGCCAGCTCGCCTGGACCCTGATCGCGCTGATCCTGGCGGCGGCCCTGCTCCTGCTGATCCGCGACCATCGGAACGTCTCGAAGTACGCGTACACGCTGGGCCTCACCGGCATCGTGCTGATGATGATCCCGGCCGTGCTGCCGGGCAGCATCTCCGAGGTGAACGGCGCCAAGCTGTGGATCAAGCTGGGCGCCTTCTCCATCCAGCCGGGCGAGTTCGCCAAGCTGATGCTGGTCACCTTCTTCGCGTACTACCTGGTGCGCAAGCGTGAGGTCCTCTCGCTGGCCAGCAAGCGGTTCCTCGGCATCGACTTCCCGCGCGGCCGGGACCTCGGGCCGGTCGTCACGGTGTGGCTGTTCAGCCTCCTGGTCCTGGTCTTCGAGAAAGACCTGGGTACCGCGCTGCTCTACTTCGGCCTGTTCGTGGTGACGCTGTACGTCGCCACCGAGCGGTCCAGCTGGCTGATCATCGGTCTGCTGCTGTTCTTCGGCGGCGTCTACCTGGCGTACCTGCTCGGCGCCTCGGTCGGCGGACCGTTCGCCAACTTCTACGACCGCGCGGAGATCTGGCTGAACCCGTTCTCCCAGGCCAACTACGAGCGGGCCAGCGGCAACAGCTACCAGCTGGTCCAGGGCCTGCTCGGGCTGGGCACCGGCGGCCTGTTCGGCACCGGGCCGGGCGCCGGCTCGCCGCTCTCGGTCCCCGAGGTGCAGAACGACTTCATCTTCGCCGGCCTGGGCGAGGAGATCGGCCTCTTCGGTCTCTCCGCGCTGCTGGTCTGCTACGTGCTGATCGCGATGCGCGGCCTGCGCGCCGCGATCGGGGTGCGTGACTCGTTCGGCAAGCTGGTCGCCGGCGGTCTGTCGTTCACCCTCGGCCTGCAGGTCTTCGTGATCCTCGGTGGTATCACCGGGCTGATCCCGCTGACCGGTCAGACCACGCCGTTCCTGTCCTCCGGTGGCTCCTCGCTGATGGCGAACTGGCTGCTCATCGCGATGCTGCTGCGCATCTCCAACGCTTCCCGGGGTCCGGCGGTCGGCGGTGGCGGACCGGAACGACCCGGACCGAAGAAAGCACCCACCCAGTTGCACGGCGCCATGACGGAGGTGATCAAGCCGTGAACGCCCCCCTGCGCAGGTCCGGCGTGGTCCTCTTCGTACTGTTCGGACTGATCTTCGCGAACCTGAACTGGATCCAGGCCTACAAGGCCGACGAGTACCGCACCCACCCGTGGAACGGCCGGGTGAAGGTCGCCGAGTACGAACGCCCCCGTGGCGTGATCGAGGCCGGTGGCAACGCCCTGGCCCAGAGCAAGGCGACCGACGACACCCTGAAGTACCTGCGGGTGTACCCGAAGAAGGAGATCTACGCTCCGGTCCTCGGCTACAAGCCGGTCAACCTGGGCTCGGTCGGCATCGAGGAGAGCGAGAACGACTTCCTCTCCGGGGAGAGCGACAAGCTCATCGGTGACCGGATCACCGACATGTTCACCGGGGAGAAGACCGGTGGCGGCAACGTGCTGCTCTCGCTGAACACCGCCGCTCAGGAGGTCGCCTGGAAACAGATGATCAACAACGAGCGCGGGGCGAAGAAGGGCGCGGCGGTTGCCATCGACCCGCGTACCGGGGCGATCCAGGCGTTGGTCTCGATGCCCAGCTACGACCCGAACCAGCTGGTCACCCACGACAAGAACGCGGCGGCGTCGGCGTATAAGAAGCTGAACGCGGACAAGGATCAGCCGATGCTGAACCGGGCGCTGTCGCAGACCCTGCCGCCCGGCTCCACGTTCAAGGTGATCGTCTCGGCGGCCGCCCTGCAGAGCGGCTACGACGTCGACACCGAGATCCCGGCCGGCAGCGTCTACCGGGAGGGCGGCGCGACCATCCGGAACTCCGAGGAGGAGGTCTGCCCGGGCGGCGAGGTCACCCTCAAGGAGGCGCTGACCGAGAGCTGCAACACCGGGTACGCCAAGCTCGGCGTGAAACTGGGCGCGGACAAGGTCAAGGAGACCGCGAAGGCGTTCGGTTTCGAGGAGAGCGACCTGCGGATCGGCAACCTGGAGAGCCACGACGGTCTCTCGGTGGCGGCCAGCCACACCGGCGACATCGCGAACCCGGACGGCAGCACCGACAAGTCGGCGCTGGCCCAGTCCTCGATCGGGCAGCGCGACGTGCGGATGACGCCGATGCAGGGCGCGCTGATCGCCGCCACGGTGGCGAACGGCGGCGACCAGATGCGGCCCTACCTGGTGCAGAAACTGCTCAGCTCGGAACGCCGGACGATCTACACCGCGTCGCCGCAGAAGAAGAGCAGCCCGATCGACAGCGCGGTGGCCGGCAAGCTCAAAGAGATGATGATCAGCGTCGTCGAGAACGGCACCGGCAAGAAGGCGCAGACCGACGGGCTGACCGTCGGCGGCAAGACCGGTACCGCGCAGAACGCCGAGGGCGCCGACCCGCACGGATGGTTCATCGGCTTCGCGTTCAACGACAAGGGTGATCCGGTCTCCGCGGTCTGCGTCATGCTGGAGAACGTCTCCGGTGGCCACGCCAGCGCCGAAGCGGCTCGCATCGCCGGACTGATCATGAAGGCCGCTGCCGGCGGGGGAGGAAAGTGACATGATCCGCCCGGGGGTCACGCTCGGTGGGCGCTACCGCTTGGAGGAGCGGATCGCCGGCGGCGGTATGGGTGATGTCTGGCGCGGCACTGACGACGTGCTGGGCCGGACCGTCGCCGTCAAGATCCTGCTGCCCGCGCTGCTCGACGAGCCCGGCTTCGCCGAGCGGTTCCGCGGCGAGGCGCGCACCATGGCGACGATCAACCACCCCGGTGTGGTCGACGTCTACGACTACGGCAGCGACCAGCAGATCGCCTTCCTGGTGATGGAGTACGTCGAGGGTGACGCGCTGTCCCGGACGCTGAGCCGGGTCGGCCGGCTCACGCCGGCCCGGACCATGGCGCTGGTCGCGCAGGCCGCCGACGCGTTGCAGGCCGCGCACGCCAACGGGATCGTGCACCGCGACGTGAAACCCGGCAACCTGCTGGTCCGGCCGAACGGCACGCTGGTGCTCACCGACTTCGGCATCGCCCGCTCCGCGCTGGTGGGGCAGCTGACGGTGGCCGGGGCGGTGCTCGGCACGGCGTCGTACATCTCGCCCGAACAGGCCGCCGGCGACGTGGCCACCGCCGCGTCCGACGTGTACGCCCTCGGCGTGGTCGCCTACCAGTGCCTCTCCGGGCACCGTCCGTTCGACGGGGCCACCCCGATCGAGATCGCCATGAAGCACGTCCGGGAGACGCCCCGCCCGCTGCCCGGCGACATCCCGCCCGCCGTTCGCGCCATCGTGGAGCGCGCGCTGGCCAAGGATCCGAACGCCCGCTGGCCCAGCGCCGCGGCGATGGCGGCGGTGGCCCGGCAGGCCGCGTCGTCGCTGACCACCACGGCGCAGTCGCCGGTGAGCCAGCCGGTCCGGGCCACCCCGACCAGCCCGGCTCCGTCGCAGCAGGCACGCGCCTCGGTGCCGCGGCCGATCTCCGGCGCCCGGGGTGCCGCCTCGGTGCCGTCGGCCCCGCCGGTGTCCTCGGTGCCGCCGGTGCAGTCGTCGGCCCCGCCGGTCGCCACGCCGATGCCGCCGCACTACCGCCCGCCGTCCGGCCCGCCGATGAACAGCGGATATCCGCACCAGGCGCCGGCGGCCAAGCCGGAGGGTTCGTTCGGCCGTCAGGTGCTGATCGTGCTCGCCGTGGTTCTGGCTCTGCTGGTCCTGCTCTGTGCCGGAGTCATCTCGTTCCTGTATCGACATGGCACACCGAATGCCGCCGCCGAAATCGCGCTGGGTGATCAGAGCAGCTCGGCGGCTATTCTCCGCATGGGCGTGGCCGCCGACCGGGTGTCGGTGGCGTCGTACCGTCTTATGCGGGCCGACCCCCAGCTCGGCCCGATCCGACCGAACGAAGGACGACAGACGCTATGACGGCGCAGGCCCGACTGCTCGGTGGCAGGTACCAGGTCGGCGAGCTGCTCGGCTACGGCGGCATGGCAGAGGTGCACCGGGGGCGCGACCTCCGCCTTGGCCGGGACGTTGCGATCAAGATGCTCCGCACGGACCTGGCCCGGGACGCCACCTTCCAGGAGCGTTTCCGGCGCGAGGCACAGAACTCCGCGGCACTGAACCACCCTGCCATCGTGGCGGTCTACGACACCGGTGAGGAGACCTCGGCCGCCGGCGAGAGGCAACCCTTCATCGTCATGGAGTTCGTCAACGGACGGACTCTCAAGGAGGTCCTGGCGCAGGAGCAGCGGCTCCAGCCACGCCGGGCACTCGAGATCATCGCCGACATCTGCGCCGCGCTGGAGTTCAGCCACCGGCACGGGATCATCCACCGGGACATCAAGCCCGGCAACGTGATGATCACGCAGAACGGCCAGGTCAAGGTCATGGACTTCGGTATCGCCCGGGCCCTGGCCAGCGGCGCCACCACGATGACACAGACCAGCGCGGTGATCGGCACGGCGCAGTACCTCTCCCCCGAGCAGGCCCGCGGCGAGTCCGTCGACGCCCGTTCCGATGTGTACGCGGCCGGCTGTGTCCTCTTCGAGCTGCTGGTCGGGCACCCGCCGTTCGTCGGTGACAGCCCGGTCAGCGTGGCCTACCAGCACGTCCGCGAGGACCCGAAAGCGCCGAGCTCGATCGTCCGCGACGTCCCGCCGGACCTCGACGCCATCGTGCTCAAGGCGCTCGCCAAGAACCCGCTGAACCGCTATCAGAGTGCCCAGGAGATGCGCGCCGACGCGCTGCGCGCGGTCTCCGGCCGTCCGGTGATGGCCACCCCGGTGATGAGCCAGGCCGAGACCGTCGCGATGAACAACGGCCCGCACCAGTGGCAGCCGCAGGGCGCCACCACCATCCAGCGGCCGGTGGCGACCACCATGGGCGGCGGCGGCCGGCCGCAGAGCGACAACAAGCAGTCCTGGGTGTGGGCGGCACTGGCCGGTCTGGGTGTGCTGGTGGTGATCGTGCTGGGTGTGGCGCTGGCGTTGAACAAGAACAACGACAGCGGCAACAACAACCAGCCGAAGACGGCGGCGATGCCGGATCTGAAGGGCCAGAAGGAGAAAGACGCCCGCAACGCCTTGATCACCGCCGGGTTCAACAACATCGCTGAGCCGAAGACCGAGCAGAAGAAGGACTGCGACGGCACGGTGTCCCTGCAGAGCCCGGCTGCCAACACGGTGATCCCGGTCACCACCTCGGTCGGCTTCACCATCTGCAACGCGCCGGACAAGGTGACCGTGCCGGACAACCTGGTCGGTAGCACCCAGGGGGCGGCGGAGGACGCCTTGAAGGAGCGAGGCCTGGAGCCGAAGATTCGAGAGGTCGACAGCGCCTCGCCGAAGGGCCAGGTCGTCAAGGTGGAGAGCGCCGGCGAGGAGGTCGAGCCGGGCACCACGATCGAGGTGCTGGTCTCGAACAACAACCTGGTCATCGTGCCGAACGTGGTCGGGAAGTCCGAGGACGTCGCCATCGAGCTGCTGCAGGCCGCCGGGCTGAACGTCAACCCGGTCGTCTATGTGCAGGGCGGCGGGGAGCCGGGCAAGGTCATCAAGCAGAGCAAGAAGCCGAAGAGCAAGGTCGACAGCGGCACGAACATCACGATCACCGTGGTGACGACGGAGCCGTCGGCCGACCCGAGTTCGTCGGTCTCACCGACCCCGACCGACACCACCGGCACCGGCGGTGGCGACGGGACGAACGAGTAACCCGCGCCTCTGACGAAAGAAGCCGGCGACCGAAAGGTCGCCGGCTTCTTTGTCGGTAAGTGATCAGGCGGTGGCGAAGGCGGACCGGCGCCGGTGCTCCACCTCGGCGGCCAGCTCCGGGGCGCGCTCCAGCGCGGCCGGCAGACCGCAGGAGGCCAGCCAGTTCGCCAGCATGGTGTGGCCGCCCTCGGTGAGCACCGACTCCGGGTGGAACTGCACACCCTCGATCGGCAGCGTGCGGTGCCGCATCGCCATCACCACGCCGGACTCGGTACGCCCGGTCACCTCGATCTCGTCCGGCAGCGTCTCCTCGAGCACGGCCAGCGAGTGGTACCGGGTGGCGGTGAACGGGTCGGGCAGGCCGGCCAGCACACCCACGCCCTGGTGGTGGACCAGCGAGGTCTTGCCGTGCAGCAGCTCCGGGGCGCGGGTGACAGTGGCACCGAAGGCCGCACCGATCGCCTGATGGCCCAGGCAGACGCCGAAGAGCGGGAGTTTCCCGGCGTACTCGCGGATCACGTCGAGCATGATCCCGGCGCGGGTCGGCTCGCCGGGGCCGGGCGAGAGCAGGATGCCGTCCGCGCCGAGTGTGCCCGCCTCGGCGACGGTGATCTCGTCGTTGCGCCGTACCTCGCAGTCGGCGCCGAGCTGGCCGAGATATTGCACCAGGTTGAAGACGAACGAGTCGTAGTTGTCAATGACGAGGATGCGCACGTCAGTCACCTGCTAGGCCGCCGGGGTCCGGATGGTTGGAGGTCGTGCTGTACGGGATCGCGTCCGGCGCGGAGTCGTCCGGGTGCGGCGACGCACCGTTGGGCAGCGGCGAGTCCCGGTCGACCGAGTTCGGGTCGATCTGCGAGGTGTCGCCGACCTGCACGTCGTCGAAGGGCAGCAGCGGGGTCGCCCACGGGAAGACCACGTACCACAGGAGTGAGCCGACCGCGGCGAGCAGCACGATCGACATGGTCAGCTTGCTCCAGACAGCACCCGGGAGCTTGCGCCAGATCCAGGCGTACATCCGCTATGCCTTCGTCTTCATCTCGGCCGGCATGCCGGCGTCGGCCTTGGTCTGGTCCCGCGGCACCGTCTTCATCAGTTCCGCGTGCACGACCAGCCGCTGGTAGTTGTTGAACTTCGGGTTGCAGGTGGTCAGCGTGAGCAGCGCCTTGGTCGGGGTCTCGCCCGGCTTGTTGGGCACCGGGGCGACCACCTCGACCTGGTTGGGCGTGACGATCTGGTGGCCGGTGACCTGGTAGACGTACCAGCTCTCGCGGGTCTCCACGCCGATCACGTCGCCGGGCTTCAGCTCGTCCAGCCGCCAGAAGATCTTCTTGATCCGGTGGCCGGCCACCGAGAAGTTGCCGATCTGGCCGGGCTTGGCGGTCTCCGGGTAGTGGCCCGGGGCGTACTTGATGTCCTGCGGACGGACACCGTCGACGACCACCCACTCCTTGTCCAGCTTCGGGATGTAGAGGCGGCCAACCAGGGCCTCGCCCGGCGCGGCCGGACCCTGCACCTTGCTGGTCGGCGCGACGGTCGGATCGGCCCAGGCCTGGTCCAGCTCCTGAGCCAGGTGGTCCTGCTCGGCCTGCACCTCGGCGGAGTTGCCGAAGACCTCGTAGCCGGCGAACAGCAGCACGATCAGACCGAAAGTGATCATCAACTCGCCGGCCCCGCGGATGCCGGTGCGCAGCCGGGACGCGGTGGTCGGGCGGGTCAGCTCGGAGTAGACGCTCTTGTAGCCCTCGTCGGTCTGCTCCGGGCGCAGCTTGACGACCTTCTCCCCGCGTTTCGGCGGTTCCGGCTCGGCGGTCTCGGCGGCGGGCTCGTCGAGGACCGGCGGGACGTCCTTGATCGAGGCGGCGCCGACCACGGCCTCCGGGCCGGCGGCCTCGCGGGCGGCCTGGGCCGCCTTGCCGGGCGGCAGGACGGTCAGCTTGCCGGGCAGCGGGGCGCCCGGCGTCAGGGTGGGCAGGACGCCGGTCGGCGCGTCGAGGGTCGGGATGACCCGGGTGGCCGAGACGATCGGGTTGGTGGCCGGATCGCTCGGCTCTAGCGGCTCGTTGCTGGCCCACCGGGTGTTCTTCGAGCCCATCGGCGGACCGCTCGCAGCGGGCAGAGGACGCGTCGCGGCCCCGGAGGGCTCCCAGGATGCCGGAACGGCGGTTTCGGCCGTCTCCGGGGATTTCCGGGCCGTTTCCGGGGTGCTGGTGATCGGCTGGCCGGTGACCGGGGCGGTCGGGTGCGCCGCCCAGGCGGCGGCGGTCGGCACGCCCGCCGGTGACGCGGTGGCGGCGAGTGGCGGCGCGGCGGGGGACGCGGTGGCCGGGGAGGCCGGCGCGGCGGCGGTCTCGATGCGACCGGTCGCGTCCGGATCCCAGGCGGGAGCGGCCGGGCTGGCCGGCGCCGCGGCGCGCCGCCCGGAGACCGGTGCGGTCTGCCGAGTCGGCTCGGCGGACCAGTCGGCCGGGGTGCTCGGCGCGGCGGCCTCCGCGGGCCAGCCGGCGGGGCTGCCCGGCGTGGCGGGAGCTGCGGTGCGACCGGCGGGGCTGCTCGGTGCGGCGGGATCCGGGGACCAGCCGGCGGGACTGCCGGGCGGGCTGGACGGCGCGGACCAACCCGCGGGGCTGCCTGGCGTGGCGGCGGCCGCGGACCAGCCGGGCGCGGCCGGGGCGGGGCTCTGCGGGCGGGTCGGCTGGGTGCTCCAGACCGGTCCGCCGGCCGGCGTCACGGCGGGCTCGCCCGCTCGCGCGGGCCGGTCGGCGGCACGCCCGGGCAGGTCAGCCGCGGGCACGGGCACGTCGGTGACGCGCGGGAGCGGCTCGGTGGCACGGGCGGCGGTCCGGTCGCTGGCCGGGAACTGCTGGGTGTCGCCGACGGGCGCCGGGGACGCTTCGGTGCGTACCGAAAGCGGGTTTGGCTCCTCGTCGGGAGCGGGGGCGAAGAAATCGAAACTCTCCGGCGCGGCCGGGGCCGACGGCATCGCCCGGCGGCGGGCCGCCGCGGCGGCCGCGCTGACCTCGTCGAGACCATTTTCGGTACGGGCGGAGTCCCGGGCAGCGCGAATCCGCCGCTGCGCGCTCTCGTCCGCCGCGAGGATCGCGGTGTCCGGGGCGTCCGGCTGAGCGGGGCTCGGCGGCGCCTCGGGAAGGCGGGGGGAACGGGCCGGCGCGGCCGGGCTCACGTTGGCGCCGAGTCCCACCGGTGGGGTCAGCGGGCCACCGGGCACCCCGTCCGGCGACGCGTCGCTGAGCCGCGGGATGTACGCGGTCTGGGCCTCGGAGTCGGGAGCGCGGTGCCGTCCCCGGCCGGCCGGGCTGCTCCCCGGGTAGTCCGCGGGCGTGCTCGTCACTGGGCAGCCTGTGCGGATCGGAGGTCGGTCGACCCGTCGTACGCCGGCACTGTCACATCCTTTTCGTTTCTCTCCGCGTAGCCGAGCCCGAAATCGGTGACGGCCTCGCGGAACTGCCTGACTCCTTCTGCGGACTCCAACGCACGATGCATCGCTGTGGGTTCGCCGATCGCTGTGATCTTGAATGGTGGCGAGAAAACCTGGTTGTGAAGGAGCAGCGTGTTGCCGACACAGCGTACCGCGCTCGTGCTGATCACGCGGACATCCATGATCGTCATGGCCTCGGCCCCGCCGGCCCACATCGCGTTCACCACCGCCTGGACATCGCCCTGGTGAACGACCAGATCGTCGTTGTCGGGGGCGTTGTCACCGAAGTCGGATCCGCGTCGCGGTGAGTCGTTGAGGGTGACGGTGAGGCCGGGTCCGTGCAGGGCGGTGAAGCCGGCCGGCTCGCGGACCGCGTCGGCGTGCTCGCGGGCGTCTTTCACCGGCGTGTCCACCTCGGCGAGCCGGGCCGCCTCGGCGTCGACGCCGGCGCGCAGGGCGGCGGCCCGTTTCTCGCTGTCGGCCAGGCGGTCCCGCTTGTCGGCGATCAGCTGGGCCAGCTGTGGCCGCCGGTCGTCACGCAGTGCCGTCCCGTCCGCGGTGGTCGCGGACGTGGTGAAGAGCAGGCCCGCGGCCAGCGCGATCAGCGGAACTCCGACGGACCAGATGGTCCGCCGGCCACCCCGGCGCGGCCGCAGTCCACGAGCCGCGCGCCGCAGCGCCAGCTGCCAGGAGGCGCCCCCGCGCCCACCTTGAAAAGCCACCCGGCCTCCCGCGAGAAGTCGACGCCGGGTATTTTCTCGCCCCGGCGGGTGCCTGTCCGCACGCTGTCTTGATTACGCTAGCTGGCGAACAGTATTCGCCACGGGCAGCATTCGGAGTCCCCGGAGCCGCTCACCGGTGGTTGTTCACCACTTGTTGCCCTCAGGAGAGTTCCGTGCCCAAGTCGCAGGTTCGTAAGAAGAAGGTCTACACCCCGCCCGCGGACATCCGTCCCGCGGTTGCGGCGGCGTCCAAGAAACCGAGCCCGGTCTGGCTGCCCGCCACCGCGGTCACCCTCATCGTGGTCGGCATCGCCTGGCTGGTGATCTACTACCTGTCCTCGCAGCAGTACCCGGTGGCGAGCTGGCGGTACTGGAACCTGGCGGTCGGTTTCGGCTGCATGGTGGCCTCGCTGGGCATCCTCTCCCGCTGGCGCTGAGCTGTCGCTCTCGCCGGCGCTGAGCCGTGTGAAATTCATCTAAACCAAGCGCACCCCCGCCTGGCGTGGGGTGCGCTTTCGGCTGAGGGGCCGGAGGTCCTTGACCTGCGACCTGCACCGGCCTATTACTCATGGGTAACATAGGCTGGCGCCCAGCCGACCGAGGAGGCACAACACACATGGGCTACGCGCAGATAATCGCCACCGTCTTGTCGGTGGCGGTCACGGTGGTGGCCGTCGCCCTCGCGGTGCGTGCCGTTCTCACCATCACCAAGGTGATCCGGTCGGGCCAGCCCGCGCCGGAGCGGTTCACCGACAAGGGGACCCGGACCAAGACCCTGCTCAAGGAGTCGGTCGGGCACACCCGGATGCTCAAGTGGAGCGCCATCGGCGCCGCCCACTGGTTCGTCATGTTCTCCTTCATCATCCTGTCGTCGCTGGTCCTCGAGGCGTACTTCGAGGCGGTGACGCCGGACGGCGAGCTGCCGATCATCGGCCACTGGGCGATCTTCGGGTTCGTCACCGAGTGGTTCGGGATCCTCGGCACCGTCGGCATCCTCTACCTGATCTTCGTGCGCCAGCGGCAGAAGCCGGGCGCGGTGAAGCGCAGCCGGTTTCTCGGCTCGACCATGTGGCAGGCCTACTTCGTCGAGTCGATCATCGTCGGCGTGCTGGTCTGCGGCTTCCTGATCCGCGGGCTCAAGGTCGCCAACGACACCTTCCCGTACCCGGTCTGGGCCGCGCCGCTGTCGCACGCCATCGGCGGCGTCCTGCCCGCCTGGGAGGACGGCCCCACCTGGGTCGCCCTGGTCAAGCTGCTCATCTCGATGGGCTGGCTGATCACCATCTCGCTGAACCCGACGATGGGCGTGGCCTGGCACCGCTTCCTGGCGTTCTTCAACATCTTCTTCAAGCGCAGCCCGGAGAAGCCGGCCGGTTCCGGCCTCGGCGCGCTGAAGCCGATGATGAGCGAGGGCAAGCCGCTGGACTTCGAGGAGGCCGACCCGGAGAAGGACCTGTTCGGGGTCGCCCAGGTCGAGCAGTTCACCTGGAAGGGCCTGCTCGACTTCTCCACCTGCACCGAGTGCGGTCGCTGCCAGTCGCAGTGCCCGGCGTGGAACACCGCCAAGCCGCTCTCGCCGAAACTGCTCGTGCTGTCGCTGCGGGACCACGCGTACGCGAAGGCGCCGTACCTGCTGGCCGGTGGCGGCAAGGACCTGACCGGCGAGGAGAAGGCCACCGAGGCGCAGCTCGCGCACCTCGACGTCCTGTC
This window of the Actinoplanes oblitus genome carries:
- a CDS encoding PP2C family protein-serine/threonine phosphatase — encoded protein: MTLTLRYAAQSDRGLIRDLNQDSVYAGPRLLAVADGMGGMAAGDVASNIVIAAMAPLDDDVPGDALVDALRHAVGTANQQLRDTVDANPQLEGMGTTLTAVLFTGSKFGMVHIGDSRAYLLRNGEFAQITKDDTYVQMLVDEGRVSPEEASSHPQRSLLTRALDGRDIDPEYSVRQVLKGDRYLICSDGLSGVVSGETIGQTMREIADPRACVERLVQLALRGGGPDNISVVIADATDADIVEQAPIVGGAASLDRGNTTVADASTPASRAAALKQPPPRPAQPETDGYDREPEPAGHPVRTALLVLALLGVLGGGLWAGWQYTQDQYYVGATDGGQLAIFRGVPGRIAGLDLSTVSETSTVRLDDLTTVAQERVREGIHAGSQVEARNTLTDLTSDEPSNPNLKPVCSVAGATPAASASVRPAVTTATSAPGTVPSVQPSESGSAAADTGCRTAD
- a CDS encoding FtsW/RodA/SpoVE family cell cycle protein, with protein sequence MSRIPGLKTRRNAELGLLAFAMALVAAFGATVEANKYDQLQPNFWVPAALLSILFLGLHIVVRYVAPYADPVLLPTVALINGIGVAFLRRIDIANAINDKKGPPGIFSGIGGRQLAWTLIALILAAALLLLIRDHRNVSKYAYTLGLTGIVLMMIPAVLPGSISEVNGAKLWIKLGAFSIQPGEFAKLMLVTFFAYYLVRKREVLSLASKRFLGIDFPRGRDLGPVVTVWLFSLLVLVFEKDLGTALLYFGLFVVTLYVATERSSWLIIGLLLFFGGVYLAYLLGASVGGPFANFYDRAEIWLNPFSQANYERASGNSYQLVQGLLGLGTGGLFGTGPGAGSPLSVPEVQNDFIFAGLGEEIGLFGLSALLVCYVLIAMRGLRAAIGVRDSFGKLVAGGLSFTLGLQVFVILGGITGLIPLTGQTTPFLSSGGSSLMANWLLIAMLLRISNASRGPAVGGGGPERPGPKKAPTQLHGAMTEVIKP
- a CDS encoding peptidoglycan D,D-transpeptidase FtsI family protein; its protein translation is MNAPLRRSGVVLFVLFGLIFANLNWIQAYKADEYRTHPWNGRVKVAEYERPRGVIEAGGNALAQSKATDDTLKYLRVYPKKEIYAPVLGYKPVNLGSVGIEESENDFLSGESDKLIGDRITDMFTGEKTGGGNVLLSLNTAAQEVAWKQMINNERGAKKGAAVAIDPRTGAIQALVSMPSYDPNQLVTHDKNAAASAYKKLNADKDQPMLNRALSQTLPPGSTFKVIVSAAALQSGYDVDTEIPAGSVYREGGATIRNSEEEVCPGGEVTLKEALTESCNTGYAKLGVKLGADKVKETAKAFGFEESDLRIGNLESHDGLSVAASHTGDIANPDGSTDKSALAQSSIGQRDVRMTPMQGALIAATVANGGDQMRPYLVQKLLSSERRTIYTASPQKKSSPIDSAVAGKLKEMMISVVENGTGKKAQTDGLTVGGKTGTAQNAEGADPHGWFIGFAFNDKGDPVSAVCVMLENVSGGHASAEAARIAGLIMKAAAGGGGK
- a CDS encoding serine/threonine-protein kinase, producing MIRPGVTLGGRYRLEERIAGGGMGDVWRGTDDVLGRTVAVKILLPALLDEPGFAERFRGEARTMATINHPGVVDVYDYGSDQQIAFLVMEYVEGDALSRTLSRVGRLTPARTMALVAQAADALQAAHANGIVHRDVKPGNLLVRPNGTLVLTDFGIARSALVGQLTVAGAVLGTASYISPEQAAGDVATAASDVYALGVVAYQCLSGHRPFDGATPIEIAMKHVRETPRPLPGDIPPAVRAIVERALAKDPNARWPSAAAMAAVARQAASSLTTTAQSPVSQPVRATPTSPAPSQQARASVPRPISGARGAASVPSAPPVSSVPPVQSSAPPVATPMPPHYRPPSGPPMNSGYPHQAPAAKPEGSFGRQVLIVLAVVLALLVLLCAGVISFLYRHGTPNAAAEIALGDQSSSAAILRMGVAADRVSVASYRLMRADPQLGPIRPNEGRQTL
- the pknB gene encoding Stk1 family PASTA domain-containing Ser/Thr kinase, giving the protein MTAQARLLGGRYQVGELLGYGGMAEVHRGRDLRLGRDVAIKMLRTDLARDATFQERFRREAQNSAALNHPAIVAVYDTGEETSAAGERQPFIVMEFVNGRTLKEVLAQEQRLQPRRALEIIADICAALEFSHRHGIIHRDIKPGNVMITQNGQVKVMDFGIARALASGATTMTQTSAVIGTAQYLSPEQARGESVDARSDVYAAGCVLFELLVGHPPFVGDSPVSVAYQHVREDPKAPSSIVRDVPPDLDAIVLKALAKNPLNRYQSAQEMRADALRAVSGRPVMATPVMSQAETVAMNNGPHQWQPQGATTIQRPVATTMGGGGRPQSDNKQSWVWAALAGLGVLVVIVLGVALALNKNNDSGNNNQPKTAAMPDLKGQKEKDARNALITAGFNNIAEPKTEQKKDCDGTVSLQSPAANTVIPVTTSVGFTICNAPDKVTVPDNLVGSTQGAAEDALKERGLEPKIREVDSASPKGQVVKVESAGEEVEPGTTIEVLVSNNNLVIVPNVVGKSEDVAIELLQAAGLNVNPVVYVQGGGEPGKVIKQSKKPKSKVDSGTNITITVVTTEPSADPSSSVSPTPTDTTGTGGGDGTNE